A window of Torulaspora globosa chromosome 8, complete sequence contains these coding sequences:
- the AFR1 gene encoding Afr1p (ancestral locus Anc_8.217), protein MYSTVSGNCKDNSSVYSGSSTNTSNSAAAFGRNRRIIPRSNSTSDLYEIPATTGLGSRRKKQLYASNVPEGSPAMVGSRMTRQTQPWTSRNRSQPSLQASNRAGMDQCLSSGLYRSQSRSNSCYSLEQKSLLKSIPERRQPNYVLTPYQLQRKQMKDPFQFPNGESFTPRSRLGNNVPRSSSSTTLSSAGGAVPQSLSRSQSMNSLPLKPVRYQKPLAAIPSSSTSPVGSGSSDSSCNSMRDHSSSGSTNLSSDPSAHSSNTALPLAAVEKSQFILVAKLAASGDAKRPLLPGAEKSNSLASTCSKSNGEESPSVVLISAPYNEKLEAKKDVKKECQKEKDLLLKRQPESGTKLGAFFKKIFSLSSSGSRSPSSSASSSSTSLVSLSQLSPLNLTRRKKRRRVDADISGSPVSSPRSDGRSVPSRPKLEASQAKAESYDKVQAAGRSTENVDVHLSTVDDENDEDCDDILMDTDLVFDSLLLKADMGRPSYQQKQIELRQKLNRPPHSDSSSVIGAVDARRKQTFKEAESNIDYELISEFSRLGTFIEDSSKADHANLPPRSARRPKLPDKELARSFYHPVYGEADSAHYLIKRLYQDWKVVHLDETLHKGDGKAVLGEKRLRFADEIYVNDTWSQYDYQRSDKRFIKNRRRMMQLEKGGFIQAIKVELNEFKRNEMVVHQESVRFTHLFL, encoded by the coding sequence ATGTATTCTACCGTCTCCGGTAATTGCAAGGACAACTCGAGTGTTTACTCTGGAAGTAGCACGAATACCAGCAATTCCGCGGCGGCGTTCGGCCGCAATCGAAGGATAATACCTAGATCGAACTCTACATCGGATTTATATGAGATTCCTGCGACGACAGGACTTGGCAGTAGGAGGAAGAAACAGCTATACGCCTCCAACGTTCCTGAGGGGTCACCAGCGATGGTCGGCTCACGAATGACTCGTCAGACACAGCCTTGGACGAGCAGGAATCGCAGTCAGCCCTCTCTGCAGGCCTCTAACCGTGCTGGAATGGATCAGTGTCTATCAAGCGGTCTCTACAGGTCGCAGAGCAGATCCAACAGCTGCTACAGCCTGGAACAGAAGAGCTTGCTTAAGTCAATCCCCGAAAGACGTCAGCCTAATTATGTGCTAACGCCGTATCAATTGCAGCGGAAGCAAATGAAGGATCCGTTCCAGTTCCCGAACGGCGAAAGTTTTACCCCAAGAAGCAGACTAGGCAACAATGTGCCTAGGTCCAGTAGCTCTACGACGTTGAGTAGCGCGGGCGGAGCGGTGCCGCAGTCGCTGAGTCGATCGCAATCTATGAATTCGCTGCCATTGAAACCAGTGAGATATCAGAAGCCCTTGGCTGCGATCCCATCGTCCTCTACATCGCCCGTGGGGTCTGGGAGTAGCGACAGCAGTTGCAATAGCATGCGAGACCACTCCAGTAGCGGCAGCACTAACCTCAGTAGCGATCCCAGTGCTCACAGTAGCAACACTGCGCTACCCTTGGCGGCAGTCGAAAAGTCGCAGTTTATTTTAGTTGCAAAATTGGCAGCTTCTGGCGATGCCAAGCGTCCTCTTCTGCCAGGTGCCGAAAAATCGAATAGTTTGGCCTCTACCTGCTCAAAATCAAATGGCGAAGAAAGCCCTTCAGTTGTGCTGATCTCAGCGCCCTATAACGAGAAATTGGAAGCTAAGAAGGATGTCAAAAAGGAGTGTCAAAAAGAGAAGGATTTATTGCTTAAAAGGCAGCCTGAATCTGGAACAAAGCTGGGAGCGTTCTTTAAGAAAATCTTTTCTTTATCCTCCAGTGGCAGTCGCagtccatcttcttctgcttcttcgtcctcaaCTTCATTAGTTTCGTTGTCTCAATTGTCACCTCTGAACTtgacgagaaggaaaaaacGTAGACGAGTGGATGCGGATATTTCTGGCTCCCCGGTGAGCTCACCGCGGTCAGATGGAAGGTCCGTACCCTCAAGGCCAAAACTGGAAGCTTCGCAAGCTAAGGCTGAAAGTTACGACAAAGTTCAAGCAGCTGGGAGATCGACAGAGAATGTAGATGTTCATCTCTCTACAGTGGACGATGAGAATGACGAAGACTGTGACGACATCCTGATGGATACAGATCTCGTCTTCGACAGCTTACTCTTGAAAGCTGACATGGGTCGTCCGTCCTACCAGCAGAAGCAAATTGAACTGCGCCAAAAACTAAACAGACCGCCACATTCCGATTCCTCTTCAGTAATCGGTGCGGTAGACGCTAGACGTAAGCAGACTTTCAAAGAAGCGGAATCAAACATTGACTACGAGTTGATCTCGGAATTCTCAAGACTGGGCACCTTTATCGAAGATTCGTCCAAAGCAGACCATGCAAATCTGCCCCCAAGGTCGGCCAGAAGACCCAAGCTGCCAGATAAAGAATTGGCGAGATCGTTTTACCATCCGGTTTATGGTGAGGCTGATTCCGCTCATTATCTGATTAAGAGGCTGTACCAGGACTGGAAAGTTGTTCATCTGGATGAAACCCTCCATAAAGGCGACGGCAAGGCAGTCTTAGGAGAAAAACGGCTGAGATTTGCGGATGAAATCTATGTTAACGACACATGGTCCCAGTACGATTACCAAAGAAGCGACAAAAGATTCATCAAAAATCGTCGTCGCATGATGCAGCTGGAGAAAGGGGGCTTTATTCAGGCCATCAAAGTTGAACTCAATGAGTTCAAGAGAAATGAAATGGttgttcatcaagaaagtgtCCGGTTTACACATCTATTCTTGTGA